The following proteins are co-located in the Leptolyngbya sp. SIO1E4 genome:
- a CDS encoding class I SAM-dependent methyltransferase: MNNLFDSIQQSVRDYYTDKVLAFGETPKGVDWNSLQSQELRFDQLLQICDQDINFSLNDLGCGYGYLLDYMRKKTLEFTYRGYDLSEEMIRRARVRHVNSGNCQFFSNNDALQIADYAVASGILNVKLNHSTADWEQYVLSTLHTLNDFSQRGFAFNVLTSYSDQEYMRADLYYADPCFYFDYCKRNFSRNVVLLHDYDLYEFTMLIRKN; the protein is encoded by the coding sequence ATGAATAATCTTTTTGACTCTATTCAGCAGAGTGTGCGCGATTACTACACTGATAAAGTATTGGCTTTTGGAGAAACTCCAAAAGGTGTTGATTGGAATTCTCTTCAATCACAAGAGTTACGGTTTGATCAACTTCTCCAAATTTGCGATCAGGACATTAATTTTAGTCTGAATGATCTTGGCTGTGGTTACGGCTATTTACTGGATTACATGCGAAAAAAGACTTTAGAGTTTACCTATAGAGGTTATGATCTCTCAGAAGAAATGATACGACGAGCTCGAGTGCGTCATGTCAATAGTGGGAACTGCCAATTTTTCTCAAATAATGACGCTTTACAAATTGCTGATTATGCTGTGGCCAGCGGAATATTGAACGTCAAGCTCAATCATTCGACTGCTGATTGGGAGCAGTATGTACTGAGCACTCTCCATACCCTCAATGACTTTAGCCAGAGAGGATTTGCCTTTAACGTTTTAACCAGTTATTCAGACCAAGAATACATGCGCGCAGATCTTTATTATGCTGATCCTTGCTTTTATTTCGATTACTGTAAGCGCAACTTTTCACGGAATGTTGTGCTTTTACATGACTATGACCTGTATGAATTTACCATGTTAATTCGTAAGAACTGA
- a CDS encoding NAD-dependent epimerase/dehydratase family protein — protein sequence MSTIIITGSAGLIGSESVHFFAQKGFNIVGIDNDMRSVFFGSDASTDWNRKILEDRYGERYCHRNLDIRDRESIETLFKEYGSDISLIIHTAAQPSHDWAARDPHTDFTVNANGTLVLLEATRQYCPEAVFIFTSTNKVYGDTPNQLPLAELETRWEIDPEHPYSQGIDESMSIDDTKHSLFGASKVAADILVQEYGRYFDMKTASFRGGCLTGPLHSGAQLHGFLAYLMKCVIHAAPYTIFGYKGKQVRDNIHSYDLVNAFYHFYQNPRSAEIYNIGGSRHSNCSMLEAVQLCEEITGNRLPYTYTDENRVGDHIWYISDVSKFRSHYPEWNYKYDLITIFKEIYNSQLSK from the coding sequence ATGTCTACCATCATTATTACAGGCTCGGCAGGCCTGATAGGCTCAGAGTCTGTTCATTTTTTTGCACAGAAAGGGTTCAATATCGTTGGTATCGACAATGATATGCGATCCGTTTTCTTTGGTAGCGATGCGTCAACGGACTGGAATCGGAAGATTTTAGAGGACCGCTACGGTGAGCGATATTGTCATAGGAATCTAGATATTCGCGATCGCGAGTCCATTGAAACTCTGTTCAAAGAATACGGTTCTGATATCAGCCTCATTATTCATACCGCCGCCCAACCTTCCCACGACTGGGCTGCTAGAGATCCCCATACTGACTTTACAGTCAATGCCAACGGCACCCTCGTTCTACTCGAGGCAACACGCCAGTACTGTCCTGAAGCAGTTTTCATATTCACTTCCACAAATAAAGTATATGGGGACACTCCCAACCAATTACCGTTAGCAGAACTCGAAACCCGATGGGAAATTGATCCAGAGCATCCTTATTCCCAGGGGATTGATGAATCCATGAGCATTGACGACACCAAACATTCACTATTTGGTGCATCCAAGGTTGCAGCTGACATTCTTGTGCAAGAATATGGCCGCTATTTTGATATGAAAACAGCCAGCTTCAGAGGGGGATGCTTGACAGGACCGCTACATTCAGGTGCCCAGCTACACGGGTTTCTAGCGTATCTGATGAAGTGCGTTATCCACGCTGCACCTTACACAATTTTTGGATATAAAGGGAAGCAAGTCCGAGATAACATTCACAGCTACGATTTAGTCAATGCTTTTTATCACTTTTATCAGAATCCTCGGAGTGCTGAAATTTACAACATTGGTGGTTCGCGCCATAGTAACTGCTCCATGCTAGAAGCTGTTCAACTCTGCGAAGAAATTACAGGTAATCGATTGCCATACACCTACACGGATGAAAATCGTGTGGGCGATCATATTTGGTACATCTCCGATGTGAGCAAGTTCCGTTCTCACTATCCAGAATGGAACTATAAGTACGACCTGATTACTATTTTCAAAGAAATTTATAATAGCCAGCTATCGAAATAA
- a CDS encoding methyltransferase domain-containing protein — MVILLLSKAFGFVSQLFNFHKGIADVSESLSFEDEVGLDKNEISLDENEAGPDENEANSNNPWNADEAVTYDGIWLGCNECAKNIQRKVTGDENTHWLSYTIQNYLAEAIGKKPSNKAQTSYRCLILGANEGWIERELCKNGFSGEIIASDIADKALSRAAEKSQELGYKNVKYIVADLNGDLEEFDGMFDFIIFEGVLHHIENIENCLQILKSKLVNGGLMFGVEHHGPFRFQLPDYQVRWINAALAVLPKTLRPFPRNQEGNYPATPQENMRIFYVPPSEEAIRAWDPSEAISGFKLQDLFSETFEVLERRGFGGTILSYMSGHFDFKRANQDDFANSWLKILMQIEDTLIQTGLLDDEFIFWTLKNNG; from the coding sequence ATGGTTATTTTATTATTGTCAAAAGCTTTCGGTTTTGTAAGCCAGCTTTTCAACTTTCATAAAGGTATAGCCGATGTATCAGAAAGCTTATCTTTTGAAGATGAGGTTGGTCTCGATAAGAATGAAATTAGTCTTGATGAGAATGAGGCTGGTCCTGATGAGAATGAGGCTAATTCCAATAATCCGTGGAACGCTGACGAAGCCGTAACCTATGACGGTATTTGGTTAGGTTGTAACGAGTGTGCCAAAAATATTCAGCGAAAAGTTACGGGGGATGAAAATACCCATTGGCTTTCCTATACAATACAGAATTATTTGGCGGAAGCCATAGGAAAGAAACCTTCAAATAAAGCTCAAACTAGTTACCGCTGTCTAATATTAGGTGCAAATGAGGGTTGGATAGAGCGTGAACTTTGTAAAAATGGATTTTCTGGCGAGATAATTGCATCCGATATTGCAGATAAAGCGCTTTCAAGAGCTGCGGAGAAATCTCAGGAGCTTGGTTATAAGAATGTAAAATACATTGTTGCAGATTTGAATGGAGATTTAGAAGAATTTGACGGGATGTTCGACTTCATTATTTTTGAAGGTGTTTTACACCATATTGAAAATATTGAAAATTGTTTGCAAATACTGAAGAGTAAGCTTGTGAACGGTGGTCTTATGTTTGGAGTTGAGCATCATGGCCCGTTTCGCTTTCAATTGCCAGATTATCAGGTGCGCTGGATCAATGCTGCATTGGCTGTTTTACCTAAAACTTTGCGACCTTTTCCTCGGAATCAAGAGGGTAACTATCCCGCAACTCCCCAGGAAAACATGAGGATTTTTTATGTTCCCCCTTCTGAAGAAGCTATTAGAGCATGGGATCCTTCAGAAGCCATATCTGGCTTCAAATTGCAGGATTTATTCTCCGAAACATTTGAAGTTCTTGAGAGAAGAGGGTTTGGAGGTACTATCCTCTCATATATGTCAGGTCATTTCGATTTTAAGAGGGCGAATCAAGATGACTTTGCTAACTCGTGGCTTAAAATATTGATGCAAATTGAAGATACTTTAATCCAAACCGGCCTGCTGGATGATGAATTTATTTTTTGGACGCTTAAGAATAACGGTTAG
- a CDS encoding glycosyltransferase family 2 protein, producing the protein MELSIVTTMYHSTPYLQEFYDRIKAEAEKLTDNYEIIFVNDGSPDDSLETAILFYKEDLKVRVLDLSRNFGHHKAMMTGLASARGELVFLIDCDLEEEPELLSVFYRKRIELNCDVVYGVQKKRKGKWFERVTGEVYYWLLNKLSGINFPKNIVTARLMTRHYVKSLLRHREREVYIAALWHITGYHQSPLYIAKHSKGKTTYSFFKKLDFFINSITSFSDRPLKVIFYVGFFMSFISACFIIDIVIRKLIFNIGIVGWTSLIVSIWFIGGLIICFLGIIGIYISKIFIETKQRPYSIIREIYQHYSPGKYE; encoded by the coding sequence ATGGAACTGTCGATTGTTACGACGATGTATCACTCAACTCCATACCTTCAGGAGTTCTATGATCGTATCAAAGCTGAAGCAGAAAAGCTCACAGACAATTATGAGATTATCTTTGTCAATGATGGCTCCCCTGACGATTCTTTAGAAACCGCTATTTTGTTCTATAAGGAAGATCTTAAAGTTCGAGTTTTGGATCTTTCTCGGAATTTCGGTCACCATAAAGCGATGATGACCGGCTTGGCCAGTGCACGCGGGGAATTAGTATTTTTAATCGACTGTGACTTAGAAGAAGAACCCGAATTACTGAGTGTATTTTATCGAAAGCGAATTGAGTTGAACTGTGATGTCGTTTATGGAGTCCAGAAGAAACGAAAAGGAAAATGGTTTGAGCGGGTCACAGGTGAAGTATATTATTGGCTTCTGAATAAACTATCAGGAATTAACTTTCCCAAAAACATTGTAACCGCTCGTCTAATGACACGTCACTATGTCAAAAGTCTCTTACGTCATCGAGAGCGTGAAGTATACATAGCTGCTCTGTGGCATATTACTGGGTATCATCAATCGCCACTTTATATTGCCAAACATTCCAAAGGCAAAACAACTTATAGCTTCTTCAAGAAGTTGGATTTCTTTATTAACTCAATCACATCATTTAGCGATCGCCCACTCAAAGTTATTTTTTATGTAGGGTTTTTTATGTCATTTATTTCAGCGTGTTTCATTATAGACATAGTGATTCGAAAACTAATATTTAATATTGGTATTGTAGGGTGGACCTCTTTGATTGTTTCTATTTGGTTTATTGGTGGATTAATCATCTGCTTTCTGGGAATTATTGGAATTTATATTTCAAAGATATTTATTGAGACAAAACAACGCCCTTACTCGATTATCCGCGAAATCTATCAACACTACTCTCCTGGAAAATATGAATAA
- a CDS encoding glycosyltransferase, with protein sequence MSDSCYEQSYLVGIILATYNCDLSFFEQQVNSIRNQDFCNWLCYITDDLSSQAVSSRIAKIVEGDQRFICHFHQQNLGSYRNFEHGLRYFEKIPHVTHLVFADQDDVWHNDKLTQLLQAMDADNAVLAHSDLELMNKDGKILHPSVWQYEGRQPEKLDTTLLLLRNTVTGCTLMLHRSLLSNILPFPHQQQSGDWYHDHWIALVAAQCGKIAHVRKSLIKYRQHGSNVVGAQKNTGTIRKEISLWIAKKGRFTLKSYRIHRDLSGAFYRRFYPDSDQKIINPFSEQRLDFGYSILKLGIRSAFVGYGAQGITLRLIINKFIFDCLKIKRWLLRTPT encoded by the coding sequence ATGTCAGACTCATGCTATGAGCAATCATATTTAGTAGGAATTATTCTGGCAACCTACAATTGCGATCTTTCCTTCTTTGAGCAGCAGGTAAATTCAATCCGAAATCAGGATTTCTGCAATTGGCTCTGCTACATCACAGATGATCTATCTTCGCAAGCAGTAAGTTCTAGAATAGCCAAAATAGTTGAAGGAGATCAGCGGTTTATCTGTCACTTTCATCAGCAAAATCTTGGCTCCTATCGTAACTTTGAACATGGCCTGAGGTATTTTGAGAAAATCCCTCACGTTACTCATCTGGTTTTTGCAGACCAAGATGATGTTTGGCATAACGACAAGCTTACCCAACTGCTTCAGGCAATGGATGCTGACAATGCGGTTCTCGCTCATTCAGATCTGGAGCTGATGAATAAGGACGGCAAGATTCTCCATCCTTCTGTTTGGCAATATGAGGGACGTCAACCTGAAAAGCTAGACACCACTTTGCTTCTTCTCCGCAACACAGTCACTGGCTGCACCTTGATGTTGCACCGCAGCCTTCTGTCCAATATCCTCCCGTTTCCCCACCAACAACAATCGGGTGATTGGTACCACGATCATTGGATTGCTCTGGTTGCTGCCCAGTGCGGCAAAATTGCCCACGTTCGGAAATCACTGATTAAATATCGACAGCATGGTAGCAATGTTGTTGGCGCACAAAAAAATACTGGCACTATTCGTAAGGAAATTTCCCTGTGGATCGCTAAGAAGGGTCGTTTTACCCTTAAAAGCTACCGAATCCATCGGGATCTCAGTGGTGCTTTCTACCGGCGTTTCTATCCAGACAGCGATCAAAAAATCATCAACCCTTTCTCCGAGCAGCGCCTGGACTTTGGCTACAGCATCCTTAAGCTTGGCATCCGCAGTGCTTTTGTGGGCTATGGGGCTCAAGGGATTACCCTACGCCTGATTATCAACAAATTTATCTTCGACTGCCTTAAAATCAAACGCTGGCTACTGAGAACACCAACTTGA
- a CDS encoding class I SAM-dependent methyltransferase: protein MKLFSGMRKLKRVMQTLEPVQLLDESSKRFLVERYAQKAFPELGYATVRDFCDSVDHLPQICYLNGDLKNVQRAWTVKAILGTVPPGSKLLEVGGGVPLVAGMLAELGYQVTLVDPYEGAGNGPTEYEAYIRQFPNVTFVKSLFDSNLAGYAESSFDCIYSVSVLEHIPQQGIEEIYNGIHKFLKPGGHSIHCVDVVIQGKGTQRHENTLRDVLYLQKLLQEINFLRNDSDQICNEMLLRLKDDLETFYLSAMGHNLWRGSQPYDEFPFRKVVSIQTCVPYTSK from the coding sequence ATGAAACTGTTTTCAGGGATGAGGAAGCTGAAGCGGGTGATGCAAACACTCGAGCCCGTTCAATTACTGGATGAGTCATCTAAACGTTTTCTTGTTGAGCGATATGCCCAGAAAGCATTTCCAGAGTTAGGATACGCGACAGTTCGAGACTTTTGCGATAGTGTCGATCACTTACCACAGATTTGCTATCTGAATGGTGATCTGAAAAACGTTCAAAGGGCTTGGACTGTAAAGGCTATTTTAGGAACTGTTCCGCCAGGCAGCAAACTTTTAGAGGTTGGAGGAGGTGTTCCTTTAGTTGCGGGTATGCTAGCTGAGTTAGGTTATCAAGTCACCTTGGTTGATCCCTATGAAGGTGCAGGAAATGGCCCAACTGAGTATGAAGCATACATTCGGCAGTTTCCTAATGTAACGTTTGTCAAAAGCCTGTTTGACTCTAACCTGGCCGGGTATGCTGAGTCATCTTTTGATTGTATCTATTCAGTTTCTGTGTTAGAGCATATCCCTCAGCAGGGGATTGAGGAAATTTATAACGGTATCCATAAGTTCCTAAAACCTGGAGGACACTCTATTCATTGCGTTGATGTTGTGATTCAAGGTAAGGGAACTCAACGACATGAAAATACCTTAAGAGATGTCCTTTATTTACAAAAGCTTCTGCAGGAGATCAACTTTCTGCGGAATGACTCCGACCAAATATGCAATGAGATGCTTCTAAGGTTAAAGGATGATCTAGAAACTTTCTATCTCTCTGCTATGGGTCATAACCTGTGGAGAGGAAGTCAGCCCTACGATGAATTTCCATTTCGAAAAGTTGTTTCGATACAGACCTGTGTACCTTACACTTCAAAGTAG
- a CDS encoding acetyltransferase has product MSKVIIFGAGDIAQMAHFYLTHDSEHEVIAFTVDKDYISSEEFCELPIYPFEEIEQQFSPEDYAMFIAISYAKVNKVRTEKYAQAKAKGYSLISYVSSKATHWENIEIGENCFIFEDNTIQPFVKIGNNVTLWSGNHIGHHSKIEDNCFITSHVVISGGVNIQRNCFIGVNATIRDHVNIAPNCVIGAGSLILKDTQENGVYTAPSAVLSKVPSNRLRNL; this is encoded by the coding sequence ATGAGTAAGGTTATTATTTTCGGGGCCGGAGATATTGCTCAGATGGCTCATTTCTACCTGACCCATGACAGTGAGCATGAAGTCATAGCCTTTACTGTTGATAAAGACTACATTTCATCTGAAGAGTTTTGCGAGCTACCAATATATCCTTTTGAAGAAATTGAGCAACAGTTTTCTCCTGAAGACTATGCGATGTTCATCGCGATTAGCTACGCCAAAGTCAATAAAGTACGCACAGAAAAATATGCTCAAGCAAAAGCCAAAGGGTACTCATTGATTAGCTATGTTAGCTCTAAAGCGACGCACTGGGAAAATATCGAAATTGGTGAAAACTGTTTTATTTTTGAAGATAATACGATTCAACCCTTTGTCAAAATTGGCAATAATGTTACGCTCTGGAGCGGCAATCATATTGGTCACCACTCTAAAATCGAGGACAACTGCTTTATTACCTCTCACGTCGTGATTTCAGGTGGTGTAAATATTCAAAGGAACTGTTTTATTGGTGTAAATGCAACCATTCGTGATCATGTAAATATTGCACCCAATTGCGTTATTGGTGCAGGATCTTTGATCTTGAAAGATACCCAGGAGAATGGAGTCTATACTGCTCCAAGTGCTGTGCTTTCTAAAGTTCCTAGCAATCGTCTTAGAAATTTATAG
- a CDS encoding glycosyltransferase family 4 protein, whose product MQNILFVLYHDFRANSAVHVHNFANNLVKQGLDCTVVVPQHKETVSVLGQNLYKAANFNEIDHLRKLFPNNQDPDIVHVWTPREIVRAFYEELAKRYRFRLFIHLEDNEELLLEKFTQKTLSELIEDTRYPFPNNLSHPIKYREFLSKCDGVTVIIDRLQEFVPTPVPTCVLWPGVDNNLFFPKNPDPDLTTHLGIPLNSTVLCYTGNVHPANAYEVRSLYLAVAMLNREGYPTTLVRAGQDYCEFLSAEDSWARKYELGLGYVENHKIPDILALADVLVQPGKEDAFNDYRLPSKLPEFLAMGKPVILPKTNIGRFMESMKDAIVLSKVDALTIVETIKLLVNNQDLCEQLGAGASGFSKTHLDWIANSKKLLDFYLSTSNN is encoded by the coding sequence ATGCAGAATATTCTTTTTGTTCTCTACCATGACTTTCGTGCAAACAGCGCTGTGCATGTGCACAACTTTGCAAATAATTTAGTGAAGCAAGGATTAGATTGTACTGTAGTCGTGCCTCAGCACAAAGAGACCGTATCAGTACTGGGACAGAACTTATATAAAGCCGCTAATTTTAATGAGATCGATCATCTCAGAAAACTTTTCCCCAATAATCAAGATCCAGATATCGTTCACGTATGGACTCCACGTGAAATCGTGAGAGCTTTCTATGAAGAGCTAGCCAAGCGATATCGCTTTAGGCTATTCATTCATCTTGAAGATAACGAAGAATTGCTATTAGAAAAATTTACTCAAAAAACGCTCAGTGAATTAATCGAGGATACTCGATACCCTTTTCCTAATAACCTGTCTCACCCCATCAAATATCGTGAATTCTTGAGCAAGTGTGATGGGGTCACGGTCATTATCGATCGCCTTCAAGAGTTTGTCCCTACCCCTGTTCCTACCTGTGTTCTTTGGCCTGGTGTTGACAATAATCTCTTTTTCCCTAAGAACCCTGATCCTGACTTAACGACTCATCTCGGGATTCCTCTCAATAGTACTGTTCTTTGCTACACCGGTAATGTACACCCGGCAAATGCCTATGAGGTCAGAAGCCTATACCTGGCAGTGGCGATGCTCAATCGAGAAGGCTATCCAACAACTTTAGTCCGTGCCGGTCAGGACTATTGTGAATTTTTGAGCGCAGAAGATAGCTGGGCTCGAAAGTATGAGTTGGGGTTAGGGTATGTAGAAAACCACAAAATCCCCGACATCTTGGCACTGGCCGATGTCCTTGTGCAACCCGGCAAGGAAGATGCGTTCAATGACTACCGTCTTCCTTCTAAGCTGCCTGAATTTCTCGCGATGGGTAAGCCTGTCATACTTCCCAAAACTAATATTGGCCGTTTTATGGAATCTATGAAAGATGCCATTGTTCTTTCAAAGGTTGATGCTTTAACGATTGTTGAAACTATTAAATTGCTAGTGAATAACCAAGACTTGTGTGAGCAACTAGGTGCAGGAGCCTCTGGCTTCTCGAAAACTCACTTAGACTGGATTGCTAACAGCAAAAAACTCTTGGATTTCTACCTGTCTACCTCAAATAACTGA
- a CDS encoding phytanoyl-CoA dioxygenase family protein → MERAAECIRALGYAVVDSGYTDSQIKEYVEAFERARKTYTNLFGYDLLKSTDEHYTIRCPLGYEARFLEIATNQNIVTLAKTLLNNSYIILNQQNGIINPPFGERYNQGFWHRDLPYQHNVFFRPLAINALFCIDDFTYDNGATKVLPSSHKQAAFPSDSFVEKQAVQVTARRGNFIVLDCMTYHSGGTNNTSFERRAINHVISVPFIRQQINLPQFLGSDFTQDRNVRQFLGYFLDTLNSPDEWLQARLRKFQCTKSTEEF, encoded by the coding sequence ATTGAGCGTGCTGCAGAATGTATCAGAGCACTTGGATATGCAGTTGTAGATAGTGGGTACACAGATTCTCAAATCAAGGAGTATGTTGAAGCTTTTGAGAGAGCCCGAAAAACATATACAAATCTGTTTGGATACGATCTCCTAAAAAGTACAGATGAACATTACACAATTCGCTGCCCTCTCGGCTATGAAGCAAGGTTCCTAGAAATTGCGACAAATCAAAACATCGTTACTTTAGCAAAAACACTTCTTAATAACAGCTATATAATTCTCAATCAACAAAATGGCATAATCAATCCACCTTTTGGAGAAAGGTACAATCAAGGTTTCTGGCATCGTGATTTACCTTATCAGCATAACGTTTTTTTTCGGCCTCTTGCGATTAATGCTCTCTTCTGCATAGATGATTTCACCTACGATAATGGTGCGACTAAAGTACTTCCTAGTTCCCATAAGCAAGCAGCTTTTCCATCAGATAGTTTTGTTGAGAAGCAGGCAGTTCAGGTCACGGCAAGACGCGGTAACTTTATTGTTCTAGACTGTATGACTTACCACTCCGGAGGCACAAATAATACATCATTTGAACGTAGGGCTATAAATCACGTTATATCCGTTCCATTCATTCGTCAGCAGATTAACCTTCCTCAGTTTCTAGGTTCAGACTTCACACAAGATAGGAATGTAAGGCAGTTTCTCGGGTATTTTTTAGATACGCTAAATTCGCCTGATGAATGGCTTCAAGCTCGCTTGAGAAAATTTCAATGTACCAAAAGCACAGAAGAATTTTGA
- a CDS encoding WbqC family protein, with protein sequence MGKRVAIVQSNYIPWKGYFDLINSVDEFILFDDMQYTRRDWRNRNKIKTPKGTEWITIPVNVKGKFYQKINETQVANNTWVQDHWKALLHNYGKAKYFSDLKSEIWTLYETAGQISLLSDINYLFIDFICRLVGVHTKLSWSSDYEIFGGKNERLISLCQQAGGTHYVSGPAAKDYIDIDQFTQADLDVTFFSYSDYPEYDQRFPPFEHSVSILDLLFNEGDRAPKFMKSF encoded by the coding sequence ATGGGTAAACGAGTCGCCATTGTCCAATCAAACTACATTCCTTGGAAAGGGTATTTTGATCTGATTAACTCAGTAGATGAGTTTATTTTGTTTGATGACATGCAATATACCCGTCGTGACTGGCGTAATCGCAACAAAATTAAGACGCCTAAAGGGACTGAATGGATAACAATTCCAGTGAATGTAAAAGGTAAGTTCTATCAAAAGATCAACGAAACTCAAGTAGCAAATAATACTTGGGTGCAAGATCATTGGAAAGCATTACTTCATAACTATGGCAAGGCAAAATATTTTTCGGATTTGAAGAGCGAAATTTGGACGCTGTACGAAACAGCAGGTCAAATCTCGCTGCTGAGTGATATCAATTACTTGTTTATTGACTTCATCTGTCGATTAGTGGGTGTTCATACAAAGCTTTCTTGGTCTTCTGACTATGAAATCTTTGGGGGGAAAAATGAACGATTGATTAGCTTGTGTCAGCAAGCTGGCGGAACCCATTATGTTTCTGGGCCAGCGGCAAAAGACTATATTGATATAGACCAATTTACTCAAGCAGATTTGGACGTGACTTTTTTTAGCTATTCTGACTATCCGGAATATGATCAGCGTTTTCCTCCTTTTGAACACTCTGTAAGTATTCTTGACCTGCTTTTTAACGAAGGCGATCGCGCTCCCAAGTTCATGAAAAGTTTTTGA